The Chitinivibrio alkaliphilus ACht1 genome has a window encoding:
- a CDS encoding UDP-N-acetylmuramoyl-tripeptide--D-alanyl-D-alanine ligase has protein sequence MSSRPVTISDFALWMGVEREIVSSLGARSLPDIWMDSRKITPGDLFLALPGEERDGHDYVVTALEQGACAAIVSSLEKIPGAFRDRVLLVHNPLEAVSAAARAYRRYLDIPCIGITGSNGKTTTARFLRTILEQNYRVGGTEGNWNNHIGLPLSILRLTGHEDLAVFELGANHGGEIFDLAEILEPDMGIITNIGYAHVGCFGGIEKTAAAKFELAEVLGLHQGVLYVNGDDSHSMEQMRHSAYAGLTMCTFGTSEAASLRAENVYCTSEGTYGFTYHGEDFHIPLPGRHFVYAMLPALALAESMGVDSDMVRSVLATLRPAPLRGEVRNTGQYTLVLDCYNANPSSMNAAFQMMHDMPAPSGRLVSISGDMAELGAYSDSLHRNCGAAAAEYGMEVIIHIGEFGAALCEGAMMAGMDQEVCHCFASKDAFITAAPQLLAPGDRILLKGSRASELETLIPFLTGEV, from the coding sequence ATGAGTTCACGTCCTGTAACTATTTCTGATTTTGCTTTGTGGATGGGCGTAGAAAGGGAAATTGTTTCCTCTTTGGGAGCCCGTTCTTTACCTGATATTTGGATGGATTCACGAAAGATTACTCCGGGAGATCTCTTTCTTGCCCTGCCCGGTGAAGAACGTGATGGACATGACTATGTGGTTACTGCTTTGGAGCAGGGGGCGTGTGCTGCCATTGTTTCTTCTCTGGAAAAAATACCAGGGGCGTTCCGAGATCGTGTTTTGCTTGTTCATAATCCCCTTGAGGCGGTGAGTGCAGCAGCCCGTGCATATCGTCGATATCTTGATATTCCCTGTATCGGAATTACCGGCTCAAACGGAAAAACTACGACAGCTCGGTTTCTACGCACCATATTAGAGCAAAATTATCGCGTGGGGGGAACAGAAGGTAATTGGAATAACCACATTGGGCTTCCCCTGTCCATTCTTCGTCTTACAGGACATGAGGACTTAGCTGTATTTGAACTTGGCGCAAACCACGGCGGAGAAATCTTTGATCTTGCAGAAATTCTTGAGCCTGATATGGGGATAATTACTAATATTGGGTATGCTCACGTCGGGTGTTTTGGAGGAATAGAAAAGACTGCTGCTGCAAAATTTGAGCTGGCTGAGGTCTTAGGGCTTCATCAAGGCGTACTCTACGTTAATGGGGATGATTCTCATAGTATGGAGCAAATGCGTCATAGTGCATATGCCGGGCTTACAATGTGTACCTTTGGAACCAGTGAGGCGGCTTCTTTACGCGCTGAAAATGTCTATTGTACTTCCGAAGGCACCTATGGATTTACCTATCATGGAGAGGACTTTCATATCCCTTTGCCGGGACGACATTTTGTGTATGCCATGCTTCCTGCTCTTGCTCTTGCAGAATCCATGGGGGTTGATTCTGATATGGTTCGTAGTGTCTTAGCAACCCTGCGTCCTGCTCCCCTTCGGGGAGAAGTCCGAAACACAGGGCAATATACATTGGTACTAGACTGCTATAATGCAAACCCCTCGTCTATGAACGCGGCGTTTCAGATGATGCATGACATGCCTGCGCCTTCGGGGCGTTTGGTGAGTATTAGCGGTGACATGGCAGAATTAGGAGCGTATAGTGACTCCTTACATCGAAACTGCGGTGCAGCGGCGGCTGAATATGGGATGGAAGTAATTATCCATATCGGTGAGTTCGGTGCTGCCCTTTGTGAAGGCGCGATGATGGCAGGGATGGATCAAGAAGTATGCCACTGTTTTGCCAGTAAAGATGCTTTTATTACAGCAGCGCCCCAGTTGCTTGCGCCGGGAGATCGAATCTTATTAAAAGGGTCTCGTGCAAGTGAGTTAGAAACCCTAATTCCTTTTCTTACGGGAGAGGTGTGA
- a CDS encoding DUF2141 domain-containing protein: MKLCLWLVCLVAFLSAASLGVTITGHLPEKGDLYIALYRDEYGFGDFSRAYKKTVISAESVVTDTLRGSFHNLTVGDVYALFVFQDISESGVLDRNFKSQPVEPYGFSGTKKEHRLMSFIEACFIFRPSMEIDLHLHYEE; this comes from the coding sequence ATGAAATTGTGCCTCTGGCTGGTTTGTTTAGTGGCCTTTTTGTCGGCCGCTTCTCTGGGGGTGACTATTACGGGTCATCTTCCAGAGAAGGGAGATCTCTATATAGCCCTGTATCGCGATGAGTATGGGTTTGGAGATTTTTCACGGGCATATAAAAAGACCGTGATATCTGCGGAGTCTGTTGTGACAGATACTCTTCGGGGAAGTTTTCATAATCTCACGGTAGGAGATGTCTATGCCCTGTTTGTATTTCAAGATATCTCTGAAAGTGGGGTTTTGGATAGAAACTTTAAATCTCAGCCTGTAGAGCCTTACGGGTTTTCGGGTACTAAAAAAGAGCATCGATTGATGAGTTTTATTGAGGCATGCTTTATCTTTCGCCCCTCCATGGAGATAGACCTGCATTTGCACTATGAAGAGTAG
- a CDS encoding UDP-N-acetylmuramoyl-L-alanyl-D-glutamate--2,6-diaminopimelate ligase, producing MKIDTFLKTNEFVLAVHNMDGVDIRSITYDSRRVVPDTLFVAIAGFSCDGHDYISDARAKGAVAVLSERSCPEGCTHGWVTVTDVRAAMADVAKKLWSIDFSSMKSFAVTGTNGKTTIATVLRALCVSHFSQSTVWQIGTLGNWYGERYVDTGRTTPEFVDLAREIGTADPAPEALVMEVSSHALSLQRVRGILFDIALFTNLTQDHLDFHDSMESYFQAKKTLFTHHLKSDGYALINRDDPYGKRLAKELSGAVYTYGCTAEVDFSITEKHSSWDGVFFRLSFRGETIPFSSPLTGDFTVYNLTAAAGAFLLQGYSSALIQRVFDQLEPVPGRMEKVTLEAASFQVVVDYAHTPDALENVLTTVRKLTKGRLILVFGAGGDRDRGKRPRMGAVAARYSDYTIITSDNPRTEDPAGILRDIADGVPADAPFKMIEDRRIALETALDKAGDEDVVLVAGKGHETYQEIGTKKYHFDDREEVSRAWQRLEARR from the coding sequence ATGAAGATAGATACTTTTCTGAAAACGAATGAATTTGTTCTTGCTGTGCATAATATGGACGGAGTAGATATTCGTTCCATTACCTATGATTCGCGCAGGGTTGTTCCCGACACACTTTTTGTTGCCATTGCGGGCTTTTCCTGTGATGGGCATGACTACATTTCTGATGCTCGAGCAAAGGGGGCTGTGGCGGTTCTTTCGGAACGATCATGCCCTGAGGGGTGTACCCATGGCTGGGTCACCGTTACGGATGTTCGTGCAGCCATGGCAGACGTTGCCAAAAAGCTTTGGTCGATTGATTTTTCTTCCATGAAGAGCTTTGCCGTGACAGGTACTAACGGAAAAACAACCATTGCAACGGTGCTGCGCGCTTTGTGCGTTTCCCACTTTTCACAATCAACAGTTTGGCAGATTGGTACGCTTGGAAACTGGTATGGAGAACGGTATGTTGATACGGGACGTACAACACCAGAGTTTGTTGATCTTGCTCGCGAAATTGGTACAGCAGATCCTGCTCCCGAGGCTCTTGTCATGGAGGTTTCTTCTCATGCCCTGTCTCTTCAGCGGGTTCGAGGTATTCTCTTTGATATTGCCCTGTTTACAAATCTTACCCAAGATCATTTAGATTTCCATGACTCCATGGAATCGTATTTTCAGGCGAAAAAGACACTTTTTACCCATCACCTAAAGAGTGATGGGTATGCATTGATCAATAGGGATGATCCCTATGGAAAACGGCTTGCCAAAGAATTATCTGGCGCTGTATATACCTACGGATGTACTGCCGAAGTTGATTTCTCTATTACCGAAAAACATAGTAGCTGGGATGGAGTGTTTTTTCGTCTTTCCTTCCGGGGAGAGACAATACCCTTTTCTTCTCCTCTTACGGGAGACTTTACGGTGTATAATCTTACGGCAGCTGCGGGAGCGTTCTTGCTCCAGGGGTATTCTTCAGCGCTAATCCAAAGGGTGTTTGATCAGCTGGAACCGGTTCCTGGACGAATGGAAAAAGTTACCCTGGAAGCTGCGTCATTTCAAGTTGTGGTAGATTATGCACATACGCCCGATGCCTTGGAGAATGTTCTTACCACCGTACGAAAACTGACAAAGGGACGCCTCATCCTTGTTTTCGGTGCTGGCGGCGATAGGGATCGGGGCAAGCGTCCTCGCATGGGCGCCGTGGCAGCCCGTTACAGCGATTATACGATTATTACGAGTGATAACCCCCGAACAGAAGATCCTGCGGGTATCCTCCGGGATATTGCAGATGGTGTTCCAGCAGATGCTCCGTTCAAGATGATTGAGGATCGACGAATTGCTCTTGAGACGGCCTTAGACAAGGCAGGAGATGAAGATGTTGTCTTGGTTGCCGGGAAGGGACATGAAACATATCAAGAAATTGGTACTAAAAAGTATCATTTTGATGATCGTGAAGAAGTGAGCCGTGCATGGCAACGACTGGAGGCGCGTCGATGA
- a CDS encoding penicillin-binding protein has product MTLDQGVSRRLKSTQILLCIYAVVVLSYLFNMQIVRSDEFSAIIQNQTSARIVLEPRRGRVLDRNGRVLAKSLDRNVRVRIAEEAIDQGEIYVNRIYNYANLASPVIGWTGRDKGWGGVEYSFNHYLSGESGYSRYRYDGQRRLFQILGEDSMPTIDGMDVRLTLDTEIQAIVEDVLAQVCTTYEAKRAFAVVMEPHSGDVLAMASDNGFNPGYWWMFSGEDRRNLPISVSYEPGSTFKTLTLAAALEEGLYAPGDSLDGRQGVFEIYGEVIRDHRPFDTLSLEEAFWYSSNVCFAQIGDSLGRERMYQYLTDFGFGSRTGIVLPGEERGVVRPYNTWSGRTPATISFGHEFSATLLQLVTATNAIANGGYLVRPRIFHTINDQNGEVVRTADTTVLRQVISPQTAYEVRQILEGVVTHGTARRATYDVTTMGGKTGTSEKIDPETGLYSTDKVLSSFVGMTPVDEPRLVAAVVVDEPKDAKGGGAVAAPAVADIFTRIAHSPNLDYGLRDWDDATASVAPRSVRTYPDLQDKTRSEAVSACLEKEISFEFVGNGEFVVNQTPKAGSRIIDNSPVLLFTSTSLEDTDIQVMPNCVGRSMKDAINTLSLEGITPYFSGRGTVVAQSPTAGEVIQGAPVCTLFGEKEYEDRYFSENE; this is encoded by the coding sequence ATGACCCTCGATCAAGGAGTATCACGGCGTTTAAAGAGTACACAGATTCTTTTGTGTATCTACGCTGTTGTTGTCCTGTCGTATCTTTTTAATATGCAGATAGTACGAAGTGATGAGTTTTCTGCAATTATTCAAAATCAAACCTCTGCTCGTATTGTCCTTGAGCCGCGTCGGGGGAGAGTCCTTGATAGAAATGGACGGGTCTTGGCAAAAAGCTTGGATCGGAATGTTCGTGTTCGCATTGCCGAGGAGGCAATTGATCAGGGTGAGATATATGTAAATCGCATTTATAATTATGCAAATCTTGCTTCTCCTGTAATTGGATGGACTGGCCGTGATAAGGGCTGGGGTGGTGTTGAATACAGCTTTAATCACTATCTTTCCGGTGAGTCGGGGTATAGTCGATATCGATATGATGGGCAGCGGAGACTCTTTCAGATTCTCGGAGAAGATAGCATGCCCACCATAGATGGGATGGATGTTCGTCTTACCCTTGACACGGAGATACAGGCCATTGTGGAAGATGTTCTTGCTCAGGTGTGCACGACCTATGAAGCCAAAAGAGCTTTTGCGGTGGTTATGGAGCCCCATAGTGGAGATGTTCTTGCCATGGCATCTGATAATGGGTTTAATCCGGGATATTGGTGGATGTTTTCTGGAGAAGATCGGAGAAATCTTCCTATTTCAGTAAGTTATGAACCAGGTTCTACCTTTAAAACACTCACCCTTGCCGCTGCTTTAGAAGAAGGGTTGTATGCTCCTGGGGACAGTCTTGACGGACGGCAGGGGGTCTTTGAGATTTATGGTGAAGTAATCCGTGATCACCGTCCCTTTGACACACTTTCTCTTGAAGAGGCCTTTTGGTATTCAAGTAATGTCTGTTTTGCCCAAATCGGAGATTCTCTTGGACGAGAGAGAATGTATCAGTATCTGACTGATTTTGGATTTGGCAGCAGAACCGGCATTGTCCTTCCGGGAGAAGAGCGAGGGGTTGTTCGACCGTATAATACATGGTCTGGGCGAACTCCCGCGACAATCTCTTTTGGACATGAATTCTCAGCGACCTTATTGCAGTTAGTCACGGCGACAAATGCCATTGCAAATGGTGGATATTTAGTACGTCCCCGTATTTTTCATACCATAAACGATCAAAATGGTGAGGTGGTGCGTACGGCAGATACGACGGTACTTCGCCAGGTTATTTCTCCGCAGACAGCCTATGAGGTGCGGCAGATTTTAGAAGGAGTGGTAACACACGGTACAGCCCGAAGGGCAACCTATGATGTAACGACCATGGGGGGTAAAACGGGGACAAGTGAAAAAATTGATCCTGAAACGGGTTTGTACAGTACCGATAAGGTGCTCTCATCCTTTGTGGGCATGACACCGGTGGATGAGCCTCGCCTGGTGGCTGCTGTCGTGGTGGATGAACCTAAAGATGCAAAGGGAGGTGGGGCTGTGGCTGCTCCGGCAGTGGCAGATATCTTTACCCGTATTGCCCATTCTCCTAATCTTGATTACGGGTTACGTGACTGGGATGATGCAACAGCTTCGGTCGCTCCGCGTTCTGTACGAACCTATCCAGATCTACAGGACAAAACACGAAGTGAAGCTGTATCTGCATGTCTTGAAAAGGAGATTTCCTTTGAATTTGTTGGAAACGGTGAATTTGTTGTAAATCAAACTCCCAAAGCTGGAAGTAGGATTATCGATAATAGCCCCGTGCTTCTCTTTACGAGCACGTCTCTTGAAGATACGGATATTCAGGTGATGCCCAATTGTGTTGGACGATCCATGAAAGATGCGATAAATACCCTGAGCCTAGAGGGGATTACCCCCTACTTTTCCGGACGTGGAACAGTGGTTGCTCAATCTCCTACGGCAGGAGAAGTGATTCAAGGAGCGCCCGTATGTACATTATTTGGAGAAAAAGAGTATGAAGATAGATACTTTTCTGAAAACGAATGA
- the murD gene encoding UDP-N-acetylmuramoyl-L-alanine--D-glutamate ligase: MSKKIAIIGSGRSACAVARYCVHHGIPHILSDTASVEVVRTRLTDAGIVECCTWEAGGHSAAVFTASQAVISPGIPVDAPICTQLQEAHIPLVGELEFGASRSTLPLIAITGSAGKSTVTSLLSKLLETIYPASPACGNIGYPLTDAVEESGQEGILVCEVSTFQMEWVAQFCPSMAMVLNIFPNHLDRHSSFEEYAQLKERVVTMTEKDGAVILSGRQERLVTLGNSLVNHRVYYFGDVPSEKSGMYVHKSRIYFLTSEGEKTFYASVEGAPLAGVHNEDNYCAAALAAYLHGVPGDIFESVVTNFHGLPHRMERVTAVRGVTYINDSKSTTFDSVCAALSGFPGQKIHLLAGGRFKGGDFKQVAKAIRGRSISLYLFGEAGRTMYTHWNNVAPTHLYSTMEEAFHAASNMADSGEVVLLSPGCSSFDLFPNYIARGNRFKQLVREGDNGTS; the protein is encoded by the coding sequence ATGTCAAAAAAGATTGCCATTATTGGAAGCGGGAGAAGCGCCTGCGCTGTTGCACGATATTGCGTACATCACGGCATACCTCATATTCTCAGTGATACAGCTTCTGTGGAGGTGGTTCGTACCCGGTTAACAGATGCTGGTATTGTCGAGTGCTGCACCTGGGAAGCGGGTGGGCATAGTGCTGCTGTTTTTACGGCATCTCAAGCCGTTATTTCACCGGGGATTCCTGTTGATGCTCCCATATGTACGCAACTACAAGAGGCCCACATTCCCCTTGTCGGAGAGCTGGAATTTGGCGCATCACGCAGCACGCTCCCGCTTATTGCCATTACGGGGTCTGCAGGAAAAAGTACCGTGACCAGTCTTCTCTCAAAGCTTTTAGAAACTATTTATCCAGCAAGTCCGGCCTGTGGAAATATCGGATATCCGCTTACTGATGCCGTTGAGGAGTCAGGGCAAGAGGGGATTTTGGTTTGTGAGGTGAGCACATTCCAAATGGAGTGGGTTGCACAGTTTTGCCCCTCCATGGCGATGGTTTTAAATATCTTCCCTAATCATCTTGATCGGCACAGTAGTTTTGAAGAGTATGCACAGCTCAAAGAGCGAGTTGTTACCATGACTGAAAAAGACGGGGCGGTGATTCTTTCAGGTCGGCAGGAGCGGTTGGTTACCCTGGGCAATAGCCTCGTAAACCACCGGGTATACTACTTTGGAGACGTTCCATCTGAAAAATCCGGTATGTATGTACATAAATCACGCATATATTTTCTTACTTCTGAAGGTGAAAAAACATTCTATGCGTCTGTGGAAGGTGCTCCTCTTGCTGGAGTTCATAATGAGGATAATTATTGTGCCGCTGCTCTTGCAGCCTATCTTCACGGTGTTCCCGGTGATATCTTTGAGTCGGTTGTTACGAACTTTCACGGACTTCCGCACCGCATGGAACGAGTTACTGCCGTGAGGGGGGTTACCTATATTAATGATTCAAAGTCAACAACCTTCGACTCGGTATGTGCCGCCCTGTCTGGATTCCCTGGTCAGAAGATACATCTCCTTGCGGGGGGGCGGTTCAAAGGTGGTGATTTTAAACAGGTTGCCAAAGCTATAAGGGGCCGTTCCATTTCACTATATCTATTTGGTGAAGCAGGGAGAACGATGTATACCCACTGGAATAATGTCGCTCCTACTCATCTGTATTCTACCATGGAAGAGGCCTTCCATGCGGCGTCGAATATGGCTGATTCAGGAGAGGTTGTGCTGCTTTCTCCGGGCTGTTCGAGCTTCGATCTTTTTCCCAACTATATTGCGCGGGGAAACCGTTTTAAGCAGTTGGTAAGGGAGGGTGATAATGGGACGAGTTAA
- a CDS encoding division/cell wall cluster transcriptional repressor MraZ: protein MINRFIGTYEYSVDSKGRVNVPAKFRRSIDSCSDTTLYIRMAPNNALWIYPEDVWQAEAEKLARLPKTPKNLKYYSMVYRSMTDSVIDSQGRITISGKQLSHVGTASKVALVGMGDFIEVIHPDALVQDTEDFDELFYSAAAEFEHE from the coding sequence GTGATAAATCGATTTATTGGAACGTATGAATACTCTGTAGATTCTAAGGGGCGTGTTAACGTGCCGGCAAAGTTTCGTCGTTCCATTGATTCCTGTTCCGACACAACCTTGTACATTCGTATGGCCCCCAATAACGCACTTTGGATTTACCCTGAAGATGTTTGGCAAGCAGAGGCCGAAAAACTGGCTCGTTTACCCAAAACTCCGAAGAATCTGAAGTATTACTCCATGGTGTATCGTTCTATGACTGACTCCGTGATTGATTCGCAAGGACGGATAACCATTTCAGGAAAACAGTTATCCCATGTAGGGACAGCGTCGAAGGTGGCCCTCGTAGGCATGGGAGATTTTATTGAAGTAATTCATCCTGATGCCCTCGTGCAGGATACCGAGGATTTTGATGAGCTTTTTTATTCAGCAGCTGCGGAGTTTGAACATGAGTAG
- the rsmH gene encoding 16S rRNA (cytosine(1402)-N(4))-methyltransferase RsmH, giving the protein MSRYHTPVLLPECLELLDVASGGVFLDGTLGGGGHSLAMARAMGSEGMVIGIDRDEDALAEVSRRLKEEQIESVHLDKRCFKDFPETLHSLQISSVSGILLDLGVSSHQFDAGPRGFSYRMDAPLDMRMDRSSPLSAETVLSEYSQKQLGTILREYGEVRGAAKMADCICRYRKTMPVHTTGEFVSLLEQEYPRISPKALSKIFQALRIEVNDELAELRQVLEHSLHYLSPGGRIAVISYHSLEDRIVKNFIRSAEKSCHCPAHVPVCTCGGNNARMRALTRKPVVASSEEIARNSRARSAKLRGGVRV; this is encoded by the coding sequence ATGAGTAGATATCACACCCCTGTGCTTCTTCCGGAGTGTCTGGAGCTACTCGATGTTGCTTCGGGCGGAGTCTTTCTCGATGGAACACTCGGCGGCGGAGGACATAGCCTTGCCATGGCCCGTGCTATGGGGAGTGAGGGGATGGTGATTGGTATCGATCGTGACGAAGATGCCCTTGCGGAGGTTTCGCGACGACTGAAGGAAGAACAGATTGAATCAGTACATCTTGATAAGCGCTGTTTTAAGGATTTTCCCGAAACACTGCACTCTTTACAAATTTCTTCTGTATCGGGGATTCTCCTTGATCTTGGCGTATCATCTCATCAGTTTGACGCGGGGCCCCGCGGGTTTAGTTATCGTATGGATGCCCCCCTTGATATGCGGATGGATCGGTCGAGCCCCCTTTCTGCGGAAACGGTCCTCTCTGAATATAGTCAAAAGCAGTTAGGTACGATTCTTCGTGAATATGGAGAAGTGCGTGGAGCTGCCAAAATGGCAGATTGCATTTGTCGGTATCGCAAAACCATGCCTGTACATACCACGGGGGAGTTTGTATCCTTGCTTGAACAGGAGTATCCTCGTATTTCTCCCAAGGCGCTTTCCAAGATTTTTCAAGCCCTTCGTATAGAAGTAAATGATGAGCTTGCTGAGTTGCGGCAGGTTTTAGAACATTCTCTTCACTATCTTTCTCCCGGAGGTCGCATTGCGGTGATTTCTTACCACTCTCTGGAAGATAGGATTGTAAAAAACTTTATTCGTTCTGCAGAAAAAAGCTGTCATTGTCCTGCCCATGTACCTGTATGCACTTGTGGTGGAAACAATGCTCGGATGCGAGCCCTTACACGCAAGCCCGTGGTTGCATCGTCGGAAGAAATTGCGCGTAATAGCCGTGCTCGAAGTGCTAAATTACGGGGAGGGGTGCGGGTATGA
- a CDS encoding Smr/MutS family protein, whose amino-acid sequence MSLRPEQAAILEYVEQKGFLGAEKEEFYVHNSPRTKSSVYRKGRAMEQRLDLHGKSWEEARKAVADLFATARNDGVTQVLLIHGRGNHGSDVLRQRLRQSFDTDWAHRVDSYKYVSGAEGGDGATRVFLQ is encoded by the coding sequence ATGTCCTTACGACCGGAGCAAGCTGCCATATTAGAGTATGTAGAGCAAAAAGGTTTTTTGGGTGCCGAAAAGGAGGAGTTTTATGTACACAACTCCCCTCGAACAAAGTCCTCGGTGTATCGCAAGGGGCGGGCCATGGAGCAGCGGCTTGATTTGCATGGAAAGAGTTGGGAGGAAGCACGAAAAGCTGTGGCTGATCTTTTTGCAACTGCTCGTAACGATGGGGTTACACAGGTATTGCTTATTCACGGACGGGGGAATCACGGCAGTGATGTGTTACGACAACGGTTGCGTCAAAGTTTCGATACTGACTGGGCTCACCGTGTAGATTCTTACAAATATGTATCCGGAGCCGAAGGCGGTGATGGTGCGACGCGAGTTTTTTTGCAATAG